In Cervus canadensis isolate Bull #8, Minnesota chromosome 6, ASM1932006v1, whole genome shotgun sequence, one DNA window encodes the following:
- the VCPKMT gene encoding protein-lysine methyltransferase METTL21D isoform X1, whose amino-acid sequence MAASLESSGEDPLRNFVRVLEKRDGTVLRLQQYGSGGVGCVVWDAAIVLSKYLETPGFAGDGAHALSRRSVLELGSGTGAVGLMAATLGADVIVTDLEELQDLLKMNINMNKHLVTGSVQAKVLKWGEELEDFPSPPDYILMADCIYYEESLEPLLKTLKDLSGSETCIICCYEQRTMGKNPEIEKKYFELLQLDFDFEKIPLEKHDEEYRSEDIHILYIRKKKSKFPS is encoded by the exons ATGGCGGCCTCTCTGGAGTCCTCTGGGGAGGATCCGCTGCGGAACTTTGTGCGAGTTTTGGAGAAGCGAGATGGCACGGTGTTACGACTGCAGCAGTATGGCTCCGGCGGCGTGGGTTGCGTTGTTTGGGACGCTGCCATTGTCCTTTCTAAATATCTGGAAACGCCCGGATTTGCCGGCGATGGGGCCCACGCGCTGAGCCGGCGGTCGGTGCTAGAGCTGGGCTCGGGCACCGGGGCTGTGGGGCTCATGGCCGCTACCCTCGG GGCAGATGTCATAGTCACCGATCTTGAGGAATTGCAAGACTTGCTGAAGATGAATATTAATATGAACAAGCATCTTGTCACTGGTTCTGTTCAAGCCAAGGTACTGAAATG GGGGGAAGAATTAGAAGACTTTCCTTCTCCGCCAGACTATATACTGATGGCTGACTGCATATACTACGAAGAG TCTTTGGAGCCATTGTTGAAAACCCTAAAAGATCTCAGTGGGTCTGAGACTTGTATTATATGTTGTTATGAACAGCGAACAATGGGGAAAAATCCAGAAAtcgagaaaaaatattttgag ctCCTTCAACTAGACTTTGACTTTGAAAAAATTCCTTTGGAAAAACATGATGAAGAATATCGAAGTGAAGATATTCACATTTTatacatcagaaagaaaaaatcg aaattTCCATCATGA
- the VCPKMT gene encoding protein-lysine methyltransferase METTL21D isoform X2 yields the protein MAASLESSGEDPLRNFVRVLEKRDGTVLRLQQYGSGGVGCVVWDAAIVLSKYLETPGFAGDGAHALSRRSVLELGSGTGAVGLMAATLGADVIVTDLEELQDLLKMNINMNKHLVTGSVQAKSLEPLLKTLKDLSGSETCIICCYEQRTMGKNPEIEKKYFELLQLDFDFEKIPLEKHDEEYRSEDIHILYIRKKKSKFPS from the exons ATGGCGGCCTCTCTGGAGTCCTCTGGGGAGGATCCGCTGCGGAACTTTGTGCGAGTTTTGGAGAAGCGAGATGGCACGGTGTTACGACTGCAGCAGTATGGCTCCGGCGGCGTGGGTTGCGTTGTTTGGGACGCTGCCATTGTCCTTTCTAAATATCTGGAAACGCCCGGATTTGCCGGCGATGGGGCCCACGCGCTGAGCCGGCGGTCGGTGCTAGAGCTGGGCTCGGGCACCGGGGCTGTGGGGCTCATGGCCGCTACCCTCGG GGCAGATGTCATAGTCACCGATCTTGAGGAATTGCAAGACTTGCTGAAGATGAATATTAATATGAACAAGCATCTTGTCACTGGTTCTGTTCAAGCCAAG TCTTTGGAGCCATTGTTGAAAACCCTAAAAGATCTCAGTGGGTCTGAGACTTGTATTATATGTTGTTATGAACAGCGAACAATGGGGAAAAATCCAGAAAtcgagaaaaaatattttgag ctCCTTCAACTAGACTTTGACTTTGAAAAAATTCCTTTGGAAAAACATGATGAAGAATATCGAAGTGAAGATATTCACATTTTatacatcagaaagaaaaaatcg aaattTCCATCATGA